From Pararhizobium sp. A13:
AACGACGTGAAGGCGATCGAGGCGCTGTTGACCGGCACGCTCTCCTTCAAGCCGGAAGCCATCCGCGTGTTGACCGACGACAAGGCCAGCCGCGAGGCGATCCTGTCCTCGGTCAATGATTGGCTGATTGCCGCAACAGCACCCGGCGACCGGATTTTTTTCTACTTTTCCGGGCATGGCCTGCAGGTGAAGGACGCCACCAAGGATGAAGAGGACGGGATGGACGAGGCGCTGTCCACCTACGACATCAAGGCCGGCGAAGTGGACTGGACGAATGTCATCCTCGACGACGATCTCGAGGCGCTGCTGGAAAAGATGAAGGGCAGGGCGGTTACGCTGGTGATTGACGCTTGCCATTCCGGCACCATCTCCCGCTCCCTGTCGGCCGAGCAGCTTTCGGGCATGAGCGGCGCGCGCTACCTGCCGCGTCCTTCCGCTAACCCATTGAAGAACAAGGTGACACGCGGCCTGCGGATCGATCTGGGTGTCGTCGACAAGCCGGCGGAACTGACGGCCGGCGGCGTCACCGCCTGGAGCGCGGCCGCCCCCTACCAGGTTGCCTGGGACGATGTGCGGTTGCCGATCGAAGACCGTCACGGCGTCTTTACGTCGGCTTACGTAGCCGGCTACAAACCTTCGGAATCGGATGGAAACGCCAACGGTCTGGTCAGCAATGCCGAGCTCTTCCAGTATGTGACGACAAAGTCCAAGGAATATTGTTCGGCCCAGGAAAACTGCGACAACCTCGATCCACAGTTGGAGAGCGTGCCCGATGCGCTCGGCACGAGTGTTGCCAAGCCGGAACCCTACAAGACGGAACAAACCGCAACGACAACAGACCAGCAACAGGGCAAACCGGAACCGGTTTACCAGCAGGCGAAGGTCGATGCAGGGACAACATCCGCTTACGTCGATGCAAATCCCGTGGCAGCCATAGGCGACATTGTCGGCAAGGCGGATACGGGCGATGTGACGGTGACACTTGATACCGGTCCCGCGCTGAAAAAGGGCCAGCCCTTCAAGATTTCCATCACCAGCAAGTATGACGGCCGTCTGGTGTTGCTCGACGTGAACGGCGAGGGTGTCGCGACGCAGATTTTCCCGAATGAGATGGCGCAGAAAATAACGCCGCTTTCGGCGGGCTCGACACTGACCATCCCGGACGACTATTACGGCTTCGATTTCGAGGCGGATGGCAGCGGCGAGAATATGCTGGTAGCCATTGTCGTCAGCGACGATCTCGATTTGAGGGATGTCGCGCCAGCGGCGCAGGGACTGAATACCGAACTCGACGCGCGAAAAAGGCTGAGCGAGATCGTCGCCAAGCTGCAGAAGACATGGACGGGGGATGCCGAAAATCGCGGTTTGCGATGGTCGCTGGGAACGCTGAAATACACGATAGAATAGGGCCGAATGCCCTCAGAAGCCAGAAAGCCCGCGACGGTCGTCGCGGGCTTTCTGCTATGGCGCTGTTGGAGTGCGACAGATCTAGTGCAGGATCTGGCTGAGGAACAGCTTGGTACGCTCGTGCTGCGGATTGTCGAAGAACTCGGCCGGCGAATTCTGTTCGACGATCTGGCCCTGGTCCATGAAGATCACGCGATTGGCGACCTGGCGGGCGAAACCCATTTCGTGGGTGACGCACAGCATGGTCATGCCTTCTTCGGCGAGACCGACCATGGTGTCGAGCACTTCCTTGATCATTTCCGGGTCGAGCGCCGAGGTCGGCTCATCGAACAACATGACGCGCGGATTCATGCACAGCGAGCGGGCGATCGCCACGCGCTGCTGCTGACCACCGGAGAGCTGGCCCGGATATTTGTTGGCCTGCTCCGGGATCTTGACGCGCTTCAGGAAGTGCATGGCGACTTCTTCCGCCTGCTTCTTCGGCATCTTGCGCACCCAGATCGGCGCCAGCGTGCAATTTTCCAGGATCGTCAGATGCGGGAAGAGGTTGAAGTGCTGGAACACCATGCCGACTTCGCGGCGCACTTCGTCGATCTTCTTCAGGTCGTTGGTGAGCTCGATTCCATCGACGACGATCTTGCCCTTCTGGTGCTCTTCCAGCCGGTTGATGCAACGGATCATCGTCGATTTACCGGAGCCCGACGGGCCTGCAATGACGATGCGCTCGCCGCGCATGACCTTCAGGTTGATGTCGCGCAGAACGTGGAAGTCCCCGTACCACTTGTTCATGCCGACGATTTCAATGGCGACGTCCGTGGACGAGACTGTCAGTTTTGATGCCAGAGCTTCATTTGCCATGACGTTTTCCCCTCAATTGTTATCTTTTGTGGCCCTTGTCGAGCCTTCTTTCCATGAACCCTGAATAGCGTGACATGCCGAAGCAGAAAAGCCAGAAAGTAAAACCGGCGAAGATCAGGCCGGTCAGCGGCGTCACAGGCGAAGCCCAGTTTGCGTCCGAGAAGTTCTGACGAACGATCCCGAGCAGGTCGAACATCGAGATGATGGAGACAAGCGACGTATCCTTGAACATGCCGATGAAGGTGTTGACGATCCCTGGGATAACCAGTTTCAGTGCCTGTGGCAGGATGATGAGACGCATTTTCTGCCAATAACCGAGACCGAGTGAATCGGCTCCTTCGAACTGGCCTTTCGGGATAGCCTGGAGACCACCGCGCACCACTTCGGCCATATAGGCGGAAGCAAAGAACGACACCCCGATCAGGGCACGCAAAAACTTGTCGACGGTCATTCCCGGCGGCATGAACAGAGGCAGCATGACGCTTGCCATGAAAAGCACGGTGATCAGCGGAATGCCGCGAACGATTTCGATGAAGATGGTGCAAATCATTCGGATGACCGGCATTTTCGACCGTCGTCCAAGCGCCAGGATAATTCCGAATGGAAGAGAAACGACGATGCCGACGAAGGATAGGATGAGGGTCACCATCAGGCCGCCCCAGAGCGCCGTCTCGACATATTCCAGCCCGAAAACCCCGCCGATCAGCAGGAAGTAGGAAACCACGGGCAGGACGCCGAAAAGCAGGACTGCGTTGATTCCCTTGTAGGGAATCTTCGGAATCAGCATCGGCACGAGCAGTAGCACGAAGAGGATGCCGACCAGCATCGGTCGCCAGCGCTCATCGACCGGATAGCGGCCATAAATGAACTGGTCGAACTTCGCTCCGACGAACGCCCAGCAGGCGCCGCTCCAGCCTTCCGGCTGCGAACCGCCCTGGGAGACCGTGGCGCAGACGCCGCGGCCTCCGCCCGTCCAGGCGGCGTCGATGAACAGCCAGCGGATTACCGGCGGCAGGAACCAAGCCAGAAGCAGGAGGGCAACGATCGTCAACACCGTGTCCTTCGGCGTGGCGAACAGGTTTTTGCGGAACCAGGCAATCCAGCCTTTTTCAAGCAACGGTGGAGTCGTGGGTGCGATCAGCTCGCTCCGGACGAAGTTGGCTTGTTGCGCGCTCATCGGCTTATCTCTCCACCAGTGCCATCTTGGCGTTGAACCAGTTCATGAACAGCGATGTCGAAAGGCTGAGCGTGAGATAGACGACGAGCCAGATGCTGACGACCTCGACCGACTGACCCGTCTGGTTGAGGATCGTGCCGCCGATGGCGACGAGATCGGCGTAACCGACCGCAATGGCCAGCGACGAGTTTTTCGTCAGGTTGAGATATTGGCTGGTCAGCGGTGGAATGATGATCCGCATCGCCTGCGGCACGACGACCAGGCGAGTGGTCAGGCCTGGCCGAATGCCGAGCGCATGCGCCGCCTCAGACTGGCCATGACTGACGCCGCGGATACCGGCGCGAACGATTTCCGCGATGAAGGCCGCGGTGTAGAATGACAGGGCTAGGAACAGCGACAGGAATTCCGGCCCGACGACCGATCCGCCCGTCAGGTTGAATTTTCCGGCGATCGGAACGTCGAACGAGATCGGCATGCCGGTGACCAGGAAGGTCAGAAGCGGTAGGCCGATCACCGTGCCGAGCACAAACCAAAGGACCGGCGGGCGCTTGCCTGTCTCCATCTGCTTTTTGTTTGCATATCGCGCAAAGACAATGCTCGCTATGACCGCTATGACCAGAGCGTAGAAGGTATACTGCGCACTGCTGTCGAAAACGGGGCGGGGAAAGGCAAGACCGCGATTGTTGACATACATGTTGAGCGGCAGCGCCAGCGATTCACGCGGCTGCGGCAAGACGGCGAGAACGCCGGAATACCAGAAGAAGATGACGAGTAGCGGCGGAATGTTGCGGAAAACCTCTACATAGACCATCGACAGCTTCGCGATCAGCCAGTTCTTCGACAATCGGCCGATGCCGACCAGAAAACCGATGATCGTCGCCGTGAAGATGCCGGTTACGGCGACAAGCAACGTATTGAAGAATCCGACGACCAGCGCACGTCCATAGGTCGAATCGCTAGTGTAGGCGATCAGCGACTGGCCGACGTCGAAGCCCGCGCGTCCGCCCAGAAAACCGTAACCGGAGGCGATATTGGCGCGCTTTAGATTCTCAATGGTGTTTTGAGTGATCCAAATGACGGCGATTGCCAGGACAAGAATCGTGATTGCCTGGTAAAGGTAGCCCCGAACTTTGGGGTCGTTCAGAAATGAGCTTGTTTGCCGGTTTTTGCCGGGCGGAATCGTGACGTCCACTGTCATTCAGAGCCTCTTTATCCCCTATTCGCCCTGTTGCGAGCGATTCTTATTATTGGGAAGAGAAGGCGGCCGGAGCCGCTTTCTCAAGTCGTCAAACCGTCTTAGCGGACCGGCGGTGCGTACTGGATGCCGCCCTTGCTCCACAGGGCGTTCAAGCCGCGCTGGATCTTCAGCGGGCTGCCGCCACCGATGTTGCGCTCAAAGACCTCGCCGTAGTTGCCCACGCCCTTGATGACCTTCACGGCCCAGTCGTTTTCGAGGCCGAGATCGGTACCGATCTTGGTATCGGCTTCAACGCCGAGGAAGCGCTGGATGTCCGGGTTCTGGGACTTCTTCATTTCCTCAACATTGGCCTGGGTGATGCCGAAATCTTCAGCGTTGATCAGGGCGTAGTGCACCCAGCTGACAATGTCGAACCACTGGTCGTCGCCCTGACGAACAGCGGGGCCGAGCGGCTCCTTCGAGATGATCTCGGGCAGAACGATGTGATCGTCCGGCGCCGAAAGGATCAGGCGGGTCGCGTAGAGACCGGACTGGTCTGTCGTGTAGACGTCGCAGCGGCCCGCGTCATAGGCGGCGTTCACCTCATCGAGTTTCTCGAAGACGACCGGATTGTACTGCAGGTTGTTGGTCTTGAAGTAGTCGGCGAGGTTTAGCTCGGTCGTCGTGCCCGTCTGGACGCAGACAGCGGCGCCGGAAAGTTCGAGCGCCGATTTCACGTTGAGGCTCTTGCGGACCATGAAGCCCTGGCCGTCATAGTAGTTGACGGGGCGGAAGTTGAAGCCGAGCGCGGTATCGCGGTTGATGGTCCAGGTCGTGTTGCGGGCAAGCACATCGACTTCGCCCGACTGAAGCGCGGGGAAACGGTCCTTGGCGGAGGTCGGCGTGTATTTCACCTTCGTGACGTCGCCAAAAATGGCAGCGGCGATCGCCTTGCAATAGTCGACGTCGAAGCCAGCCCAGTTGCCCTGCGCGTCCGGCGCCGCGAAGCCTGCAAGCCCGCTGTTGACGCCGCACTGCAGGAAGCCCTTTGCCTTGACGTCGCCAAGCGTCGACGCAGACGCGGCCTGGGCGCCAATCCCCATGACGGCAGCGCCGACAAGCGCTGTCAGAATTCTTTTTGCCATTTTTAGAACCTTTTTCTGTTGTCTTTGTTCTTGTCCACACCCGCTGCTCGCGGTCGAGCGCAAAGCACGGCCCCCGCCACCCTCCTGGCGCGAGTTCTCTATCTCATTCCCAAAACCGCGCAGGGTCAAGACACGTTGCCGTTTTTCTGGGTTACACGCATAGAATCGTTGAGAAAGCCGAGTGTTTGGGCAGTTTTTAGCTGTTGAAAGCAGTTTTTTGTATAAAAAACCGCCAGAATCGAAATTTTCGTCAATTGGATAGCCCGTTGGCCTTGGAGTCTCTTGACCCATCCGGAGAGCGGGCCGACAAGTGCGGCAACACGATAGACCTCAGACGGATTCTCCCATGAACGACAAGAAGAGTTTTCTCGCTGACGCGGGGCCAAACACCCGGCTTGCCCATATCGGCAACGATCCAATGGACTACCATGGCTTTGTAAATCCGCCCGTGGTGCATGCCTCAACTGTGCTGTTTCCCAACGCAAAGACCATGGAGACCCGGGCGCAGAAATACACCTATGGCACGCGCGGGACGCCGACCACGGACGCATTATGCGAGGCGATCGACGAACTGGAAGGCTCGGCCGGCACCATCCTCGTTCCGTCTGGGCTTGCTGCCGTCACGGTTCCGTTCCTGACCTTCCTGTCGCCCGGCGATCATGCGCTGATCGTTGATTCGGTCTATTTCCCGACCCGGCATTTCTGCGACACGATGCTGAAAAGGCTTGGGGTCAGCGTCGAATACTACGATCCGATGATCGGCGCCGGCATCGAAAGCCTGATCAGGCCGAACACCAAGCTCGTGCACACGGAAGCGCCGGGCTCCAACACGTTCGAAATGCAGGATATCAGCGCGATTGCGGCCGTCGCCCATCGTCATGGCTGCGTCGTGACCATGGACAACAC
This genomic window contains:
- a CDS encoding caspase family protein, producing MAALRTVAGLLGASLLLAQSPAAKAEDRALLVGIGTYENLPEDMFLHGPKNDVKAIEALLTGTLSFKPEAIRVLTDDKASREAILSSVNDWLIAATAPGDRIFFYFSGHGLQVKDATKDEEDGMDEALSTYDIKAGEVDWTNVILDDDLEALLEKMKGRAVTLVIDACHSGTISRSLSAEQLSGMSGARYLPRPSANPLKNKVTRGLRIDLGVVDKPAELTAGGVTAWSAAAPYQVAWDDVRLPIEDRHGVFTSAYVAGYKPSESDGNANGLVSNAELFQYVTTKSKEYCSAQENCDNLDPQLESVPDALGTSVAKPEPYKTEQTATTTDQQQGKPEPVYQQAKVDAGTTSAYVDANPVAAIGDIVGKADTGDVTVTLDTGPALKKGQPFKISITSKYDGRLVLLDVNGEGVATQIFPNEMAQKITPLSAGSTLTIPDDYYGFDFEADGSGENMLVAIVVSDDLDLRDVAPAAQGLNTELDARKRLSEIVAKLQKTWTGDAENRGLRWSLGTLKYTIE
- a CDS encoding amino acid ABC transporter ATP-binding protein, which codes for MANEALASKLTVSSTDVAIEIVGMNKWYGDFHVLRDINLKVMRGERIVIAGPSGSGKSTMIRCINRLEEHQKGKIVVDGIELTNDLKKIDEVRREVGMVFQHFNLFPHLTILENCTLAPIWVRKMPKKQAEEVAMHFLKRVKIPEQANKYPGQLSGGQQQRVAIARSLCMNPRVMLFDEPTSALDPEMIKEVLDTMVGLAEEGMTMLCVTHEMGFARQVANRVIFMDQGQIVEQNSPAEFFDNPQHERTKLFLSQILH
- a CDS encoding amino acid ABC transporter permease, producing MSAQQANFVRSELIAPTTPPLLEKGWIAWFRKNLFATPKDTVLTIVALLLLAWFLPPVIRWLFIDAAWTGGGRGVCATVSQGGSQPEGWSGACWAFVGAKFDQFIYGRYPVDERWRPMLVGILFVLLLVPMLIPKIPYKGINAVLLFGVLPVVSYFLLIGGVFGLEYVETALWGGLMVTLILSFVGIVVSLPFGIILALGRRSKMPVIRMICTIFIEIVRGIPLITVLFMASVMLPLFMPPGMTVDKFLRALIGVSFFASAYMAEVVRGGLQAIPKGQFEGADSLGLGYWQKMRLIILPQALKLVIPGIVNTFIGMFKDTSLVSIISMFDLLGIVRQNFSDANWASPVTPLTGLIFAGFTFWLFCFGMSRYSGFMERRLDKGHKR
- a CDS encoding amino acid ABC transporter permease, with product MTVDVTIPPGKNRQTSSFLNDPKVRGYLYQAITILVLAIAVIWITQNTIENLKRANIASGYGFLGGRAGFDVGQSLIAYTSDSTYGRALVVGFFNTLLVAVTGIFTATIIGFLVGIGRLSKNWLIAKLSMVYVEVFRNIPPLLVIFFWYSGVLAVLPQPRESLALPLNMYVNNRGLAFPRPVFDSSAQYTFYALVIAVIASIVFARYANKKQMETGKRPPVLWFVLGTVIGLPLLTFLVTGMPISFDVPIAGKFNLTGGSVVGPEFLSLFLALSFYTAAFIAEIVRAGIRGVSHGQSEAAHALGIRPGLTTRLVVVPQAMRIIIPPLTSQYLNLTKNSSLAIAVGYADLVAIGGTILNQTGQSVEVVSIWLVVYLTLSLSTSLFMNWFNAKMALVER
- a CDS encoding amino acid ABC transporter substrate-binding protein, translating into MAKRILTALVGAAVMGIGAQAASASTLGDVKAKGFLQCGVNSGLAGFAAPDAQGNWAGFDVDYCKAIAAAIFGDVTKVKYTPTSAKDRFPALQSGEVDVLARNTTWTINRDTALGFNFRPVNYYDGQGFMVRKSLNVKSALELSGAAVCVQTGTTTELNLADYFKTNNLQYNPVVFEKLDEVNAAYDAGRCDVYTTDQSGLYATRLILSAPDDHIVLPEIISKEPLGPAVRQGDDQWFDIVSWVHYALINAEDFGITQANVEEMKKSQNPDIQRFLGVEADTKIGTDLGLENDWAVKVIKGVGNYGEVFERNIGGGSPLKIQRGLNALWSKGGIQYAPPVR